The DNA region agcttttcgtaagattaatttatttagttgcctcctaaactttttaaggtctgtaacagtcctaatcgaaaaaggaacatgattaaatattttacgactaataaataaaagagaGTTTGTCGTAAGTgaggattggaagagataagttgtttacttgacgagtattatgactggttcAGGATGGTGGTCTAATGGACTTATGTATGTGtagcagtttccaatataaagagtgagaaaactgttaaaattctttcagatacaaaaagaggtttataagagactctcagaccaacaccacataGATAGCTTAATGCTTTTTTGCGaatagtaaaaatgtttttaaggagtcccttggagcacaaacctcAAAATGGCAACCCACACCGGATAtaaaagtttagcagcgaggcccaaaacatggttgtcaaaccttaaactcccATTAATGAGGATGCCCAGAAATTGACAATAATCCCCACCATGTAGTGGGCtgtgctcatcaaacaaaaaaccctccacattacacttaaagcccagaatAAGTCTTATCAATATTGAATataagctgattgcagatgcaccactctttaattttgtgaaggtcctctactatgagagatctaactactttttgatctttgttatgccacagaattgtagtatcatcggcaaactgaccGTGGTAGAGAGCTCAAGTcattaacatataataaaaataaaatagtacctaacactgacccttgaggtacaccacatttaaggtGTGCTATCTTTGaagaaaatccagatgcaaccaccctgCGGGACCAATAATACAGATAAAAGAAATGTACAAGATTATTTTTAAGACTTCATTTCCGATCAACATTATATAAATGTACCAGTTATGCCGTTTAAAATTaggcaaattaaaataaatagtgctttcttttttgtttacatgtttaccacatttatttatacaatCTCACCTCACcttataaaacatattaaaaatattagaaactagcatattaattataactttgatattaatctttttaaacttataaaagTAGATCataaacttctttttaaaataattatcaatatttacaaaaactcCTCACACCAATCATTGAGGCACTGCCAGCAGTCTGTAGATTGTTTTGTGTTTGCCGAGCATGTTTCCTTCATCCAATCTTTGAATAATTCTTGGTTTTTCTTTAGTACTAAAAATTGGCCAAGAACTACAAATGcctaaaacaaaaatgattcttaaaaatataaagtgaaGTAAAAACACACATTTACAttgcatataaaataaaattttatgaaaaatattcaaattcaaatcaaaggttgattaaaattataacaaaaaatagtctTTAGATTTGGGTATTATGAccatatataatttatatatgtttaacatttttctttaaaaaccaaCATTTTTCTCAATTAAAAAAGGGAACATAATTATAACACAAGAACATTGAACTTCAAGTATCAATTTCATAAACTTTCACTAACAGAAATATCTCCGAATTATGTATTTAATTCTCTACCAGAACACATAAAAAGCCTTGTATCAATTCGAAGTTTTAAGGCTGCAATTAAGAATATGTTAGTAGCTAGAGCTTTATTCTTTAAGAGACAaacttaaacctaaaaaatctaCCGGCCCAGATGAAATTCCTTCTTATATCTATAAAGGTTGTGCTGAGCTTTTAACAAAACCCCTAGTGTATCTTTTCAACATCTCATTTGAACAGGAATcctttccagatattttaaagttatcaaTGATCTcaccaattcataaaaaagaCAAGAAAAATGATATATCAAATTATATAGTAGGCCTATTCatctcttaaattatttatctaaaatttttgtaaatattttctatgataatttatatgaacatgttaaactaattttatgtgTCAGCATGGTTTTGTTAATGATAAATCCACAGTGACAAATCTGTGTATCCTCTCAGAACAAATCTGTAAGGCAATTGAGTCTAACTAAGGAGCAGTTAGATGTGCTATACACCGATTGGGAAAAGGCATTTGACAAGGTAGATCACTATgtgcttttaaataaattggttggctttggtttttctaaaaaagcttTTAACTTCATGAAATCTTATTTATCAGGGAGAAATAACGTGGTTAAAATTGGTAATTCTCTATCAGATCAATATATGTCAACCTCAGGTGTTCCCCAGGGAAGCAAGCTTGGTCCCTtgctttttgttctttttattaataacctGCCTGATTGTGTCTCCTCATCTGTAAGTCTGAtgtatgctgatgattttaaactatttaaaactattGCTGTCAAGGAAGAtggtgtaaaattaaaaaatgacctaTGTTCTGTGGTTGATTGGTTCAAGATTAATAAGATGTCCCTTAATGTTCAAAAATGTGCTGTGGTCACTTTCACTTGTAAACTTAACTATTTTCTTGAAGACTACTATACTGATAGTACCAAAATTCttagaaaaaactttattagagATTTAGGAGTAACTTTTCAGACcaatatgaaatttaattgtCACTATAGTGAAATAGTTAATAAGTCTTACCATTCTTTGGGTTTTGTAACAAGAAacagtaaaacttttaaagtcaGCACTATCATTAGACTTGATAATGCCCTTGTTAGGCCACATATGGAGTATGCCTCTACTATCTGGTCACCTGAAGCATCATCACATTCAGACATGATTGAGAAGGTacagaaaagatttttaagatttctgtATGTCAGAAAGAACAAAGAATACCCGTGTCATACAGGGCAATGTTAAAAACATTTGACTTCCAGATGCTTTGTACCAAAAGGCAGAATCGGGcagtcatttttatatatttcattgtaaataatgttaaatacttGAGCTGTGATCtaattgaaaacattttttttaagatatcaaGGACTAGATTAAGAATAACTAATAAAgagcttttttatataaataattttaatactacaTATCCAATCAATAATATGTTAAGGATTTGTAACAATGTCTTAAATGGCTTTGAAGATgtagatatatttaatatcagGGTTAAGGAAATTAGGAGATTGCTTGAGCATCGGGACATAGTTTAGGACTcatcttttacttttttcttcttgtctttttttttctcttctcttAGGTTTAGTGTTATTgttgtgaaattattttaatattttttttgtttgttttttttcctgttATAGGCTTTACATGTAATTACTATTACCCGATTTATAgtgtttgtaaagttttttgaataaataaataaataaaatagaaggaATCAAATTCTCATGAATAATCAAAGAAGACTTCTATCATAATAGATTTGTCATCTAATCTTTGAACCAAATATTTTACAAGGAATAAAATAGCATCTGTGGTTGAGCAATCCTTTCTAGAGCTGAACTGCTCgattggaataattttattcttgtttaGGAAGCTGCTCAGTCTGTTATAACATGTGCttttatatatacttttaaaaaaccatCATAATTGAAATTGGCGGGTAATTTCTTAATCATATTGATACCACCCTTTTTATGTATAGGATAGACAACTTGGACACTTTTGTTGAGTGGCAAAGTTTCAATaactttcattttattaatcaccaaaaaaattacattta from Anthonomus grandis grandis chromosome 8, icAntGran1.3, whole genome shotgun sequence includes:
- the LOC126739370 gene encoding barrier-to-autointegration factor, translating into MSSTSQKHRNFVAEPMGDKPVTELAGVGGVLGERLKEAGFDKAFVVLGQFLVLKKNQELFKDWMKETCSANTKQSTDCWQCLNDWCEEFL